The sequence CTCTAAGCTCCGCCGCACTGAAAAACAAAGTCGGCGATCCTCTGCACCCCCACCCCCTAAGATAGCTAATGGAGCCACGGCTCCGCCATAAGATAGTGGGGTTCACTTTTACGACGAgttctccggcgaggtccggcgtgaagaaggaaggaaggaaagAGGTGACCGACGCGAGAAAAATTTCAGGTACCTAACGAACAGCAAAACCGAGTTTCCTGTGAGCCCTCAATGGATTTAGTGAATCCCGCCCAAAGGTGTATACGGTTCAAAAACTGAAAGATCCTTGGCAAAATTCATCACTCCTCAGAAACGCTAACAAtctctactcgtgcatagtataTACTCCCTCTTTCCCATaaaattagtataaagttgagtcacttattttgggacgaagggagtagtatataGTATGAATTTCGTATTTACAAGATCGAATAACGAACCTATATACTACTTCATTCCAATCAAACTCATTTACAAGTGGTCCACGCAGCGTGCTCCACTTGTAAATGTGTTTGACCACGCATCAAGAAAAAAAAGTGCACTGTCTTCCTTCTTTCCACCTAGCTACCTAGACGAACAACTTAAGCAAGACGGGCGGCTGGTTGGAAGTGGTCTGGTGCCCCGTCACCACCTGACCCGGCTGTAGCTCGACACCGCGACACACCCACTGCTCGTCGTCGCCGCGGCCGCGAAGTGCCATCTCCTCGCGGTGACGCCTCATGTGTCCCCCGAGCGCCTGGCCGGTCTCAAACCCCATGCCGCAGATGCTGCACTCGTGCAGCTTGTTCTCCCGTCTTCTCCGTTCTCTGATAGCCCTGGTGACGCCGACGCCGAGCTCCAGCTCGTGCCGGCCTCGAAGGTGGCTTGTCCGGTGGCCGCCGAGCGCCTGGAACGACGCGAAGGCACGGCCACACGTCTTGCACACGAACTCCCCTTGACCCGATGTCGCCACCACGGCGCCCCTCATGCGTCGCCGTGCTTTCTTCGCCGGAGACCCGGCTGAGTCCGCTGACGTCGTGGACGACGTTGATGAGTCCGTGGTCGGTGCCAGCTTCAGTGACAATACCTCCTCGTCCCTCGAGCGCTTCATCCCAGCTCCCATGGAGTTTGATGATTCTCCGACTTCTTGTCCTTCGTATAGACTTCCAGCTAGCTTGGTTGTCTCTGTGGGGGAATGGAGAATGAACTGAACTAGTTGATATGGCATATGGGTGGCTCATGTCATATATAGGTACGTGGGTGTGGAGTTGGTATGGGCTGGCAAACTAAACGCATCTAGCTTTTTTTTCTGAAAACACAAACGCTCAtgtacacgcgcatacactcacccctatgaacgtacacacacacaccctatctctataagcacctccgaaagacttagccggcatatcatcttgaaatttacgaaatcaccgtaggcacctcgtcgtcgacggaaacgtctcctcccacttaatgcgcatcgccggaaattctgaaataaatgcgagcaccaggatttgaaccctgatggactGGAGAtatcacagtccctctaaccacCCAATCACAAGTTGATTCGCCTAAAAGCATCTAGCTTGCTAATTAAAATACAACAATGTATTCTACCTTAGGTAAACTACGTACGTACTACTTACTGATGATGGTACCGCACCGCATAATTTATATACCGAGTGCGCAGCTTGGATCCTATCTCAAGTACTCAGTAAACTAATAAGGTCTCAACCGTGTGTCCCTAAAGAGGTTACTAGTATAGTATACACCTTGCCGCGTGAGTACAATGTTTAGTTTGCGCACTTGCAAGTAAAGACACTAATCAGTCCAAAACTGTTAGATTGCTCTCTTTCACCAGGTTGGATGCCAATATATGGACATGTCGACAACTTAACTAAGTAATCTCCTTATGAGAGGCAAGCACAACCGTGTCAACACGGTCATGACTCGAGTCTCGAGAGATATAGTCGGAAAGAGACGTCGTCTTCGTACTTGTCTTTATAATACACATGGTGCCCAGAACATCGACGAAACTTGTCCGAACCAGCGTTCCACTATCTAAGAAGGAGCAACAAAACTTGGGACACAAGTAGATTAGCACATAGAATCGGCATGCACATATATGGTGACGTCACCGCGTGCTCATTGATCTAATCTATTGGTGCAGCTAGTTGAAGTGGTAAGTCGTACTGCGAGGAGGCTGCGCCGCCGGCTTCCAGAGCACTGAAGAACAAGTAAACCAAAATCAAATCCTGAGGCAGATCGGTCAGCATTTCCCAGCTTGGAGCCTTGAGGTCACGTTTAGGTAAAGCGTACAGACTGGCCGAGCGATGTTCTAGAACCTAAACGAAAGTTTATTGGCGCGTACGTGTTCTCACTTAGCGCGTAGCTCACTCTAAGTTGGGACACAGAAGCGAAATCAAACAGGCTAAACCACAGTAGCTACATCCAcaggtagaaaaagaggcttccgtccagcctcattagtcgcgaaactgtaggaaccgcgactaatgaagtctttagtcgcggttcggcagacgaaccgcgaccaaaggcctgggcccagggcgctcggtggccagctggtgtacgtgaggggctttagtcgcggttggccaggccaaccgcgactaaaggtgcgcaaaggcctttagtcgcggttggccaggccaaccgcgactaaaactcctcccctatatataccagttcagcacgctcacttagccatttggtgccacttctcttcacaagcttcacaagggggtgtaggtttgcttttggttcctcttatgcacacaaggtgtttgatgaaatgccctaagagggtgaaacaaacatgatatgaagtgttggagccacacttgaggttcctcatttattttttcctcctcgatcgcggttagcaacttgaacctttcatgcatgtgtgtcattgataaaatatgcatgtgtgcagtccattgtttaatttatattgtttgtagctagttagtttaacaaatgcatgatggttaattatatattttatattataataatgcagatgaatcggcaatggatgtacggtaaccgactctccggcgagttcactacgggtttgaaagatttcctcgtagtggctaatgcgaacaagcaggggggttttgttatctgtccatgtgttatctgtaagaatcagaagggttactcttcctcaagagatgttcacatgcatctgcttcggcacggtttcataccaagctataattgttggaccaagcatggagaaagaggggttataatggaagaagatgaagaaggggatgatttcatcgatgaaagctatcttgctcatttcggtgatactttcatggaggatgctgaaggtgaaggggaaggtgaagaagaggcacgtgatgatcccgttgatgatcttggtcggaccattgctgatgcacggagacgctgcgaaactgaaaaggagagggagaatttggatcgcatgttagaggatcacagaaaggcgctgtaccccggatgcgatgatggtctgaaaaagctgggctgcacactggatttgctgaaatggaaggcagaggcaggtgtagctgactcggcatttgaaaacttgctgaaaatgttgaagaatatgtttccaaaggataacgagttgcccgccagtacgtacgaagcaaagaaggttgtctgccctctaggtttagaggttctaaagatacatgcatgcatcaacgactgcatcctctaccgcggtgaatacgagaatttgaatgaatgcccggtatgcactgcattgcgttataagatcagaggcgatgaccctggtgacgatgttgagggccagaaacccaggaagagggttcccgccaaggtgatgtggtatgctcctataataccacggttgaaacgtctgttcaggaacaaagagcatgccaagttgttgcgatggcacaaagaggaccgtaagtcggacggggagttgagacacaccgcagatggaacgcaatggagaaagatcgacagatggttcaaagattttgcagctgacgcaaggaacataagatttgctctaagtacggatggcatgaatccttttggcgagcagagctccagccatagcacctggcccgtgactctatgcatctacaaccttcctccttggttgtgcatgaagcggaagttcattatgatgccagtgctcatcgaaggtccgaagcaacccggcaacgacatcgatgtgtacctaaggccattagttgatgaacttttacagctgtggggtggtgtccgtgtgtggaatgagcacaaacaagaggaatttgacctacgagcgttgcttttcgtaaccatcaacgattggcctgctcttagtaacctttcgggactgtcaaataagggatacaatgcatgcacgcactgcttacatgagactgaaagtgtacatttgccaaattgtaagaagaacgtgtaccttgggcatcgtcgatttcttccgaaaattcatccagtaagaaagaaaggcaagcattacaacggcaaggcagatcaccggccgaagcctgcggaacgcactggtgctgaggtatttgatatggtcaaggatttgaaagtcatctttggaaagggtcctggcggacaatcagttccgaagggagctgacgggcacgcagccatgtggaagaagaaatctatattctgggagctagaatattggaaagtcctagatgtccgctctgcaatcgacgtgatgcacgttacgaagaatatttgcgtgaacctcctaagcttcttgggcgtgtatgggaagacaaatgatacaaaggaagcacggcaggaccagcaacgtttgaaagaccctgatgaccggcatccggaatggtttcaaggtcgtgccagctacgctctgaccaaagaagagaaggtcatcttttttgaatgcctgagcagtatgaaggtcccgtctggattctcgtccaatataaagggaataataaacatggcggagaaaaagttccaaaacctgaagtctcacgactgccacgtgattatgacgcaattgcttccgattgctttgagggggctcctgccgaaaaatgttcgagtagccattgtgaagctatgtgcattcctcaatgcaatctctcagaaggtaatcaatccagaagttctaccacggttacagaacgatgtgatccaatgtcttgtcagtttcgagttggtgttcccgccatccttcttcaatattatgacgcacctcctggttcacctagtcgaagagattttcgttctcggtcctgtatttctacacaatatgttccccttcgagaggttcatgggagtattaaagaaatatgttcgtaaccgtgctaggccagaaggaagcatcgccaagggctatggaaatgaggaggtaattgagttttgtgttgactttgttcctgaccttaagccgattggtcttcctcgatcgcggcacgaggggagactaagtggaaaaggcacgatcggaaggaaatcaacgatatgtatggacggccattctctgactgaagcacaccacactgtactgaccaattccagcttggtggctccgtactttgagaaacacaagaatattttacgctcggacaacccggggaagcctgaatcctggattaggaaggcccacatggagactttcggcagttggttgagaaaacatttaatgaatgacaatgatgttgtagatcagctgtacatgttggccaagacaccatcttcgactataacgactttccaagggtacgagataaatgggaatacattttacacgatcgcccaagataaaaagagcaccaaccaaaacagtggtgtccgctttgatgcagcaaccgagaatgggcaaaaggtcacatattatggttacagaagccgtaagagaaagatggatcgggaagcagatgttgtggcgcggttggcatcggaaattgatgtgatgaagaaaaccatgagtgtactagtagccgaaagagatgcagctcgggtgcagcatgaagatcatccagcggatctcggaagccagcagcggagaagcagcgtggcttccacggaggccccaccggctggtgcagatgcaccgacgatcgaaattactgcaccggagcctctggtggtccaaattactgcaccggagcctctggttgtcgaaattacttcaccggagcctcctcgctaccccatggacgatataaaggagatgaaagaatgtcatctgtattatcctatcgggaacatgtccatgaaggtagccatcggcagtgctttaccatgtttacctggagcactccaccacaacaaccccattcaagatggctatgctcgtgtcacggtggaggacatagtccaagggtttgaggacctggagattgacattgctacacctgaaggggagaaaagacttggagatgtcaagcgccatttcattctatggcaaaagaagtttatcaagtttccaggcgaggcgccaaggacaacaagtccacccccctacggtggtggtggtggcggtggcggtggtggtggtggtggtggtggtggtggtggtggcggttcacctacacctccgtcacgtcagccgacgccgccccccagtccacaacatccggcgggtgatcagccgccgccccccagtcctcgtccggcgggtgatcagacgccgccccccaatccacctccggcaaagaagcagaagcagtcctggattattaacccggacccttatgtacctaagaccacaaaggtaccggagccatcactgaagcctctccccacaaggccttgggaacgtagtgccgaggaagtcgacgcggccgcggctgctgatttggagaaatggaaggcggactgcaagaagaaaagag comes from Triticum aestivum cultivar Chinese Spring chromosome 5B, IWGSC CS RefSeq v2.1, whole genome shotgun sequence and encodes:
- the LOC123117484 gene encoding zinc finger protein ZAT5-like, which gives rise to MGAGMKRSRDEEVLSLKLAPTTDSSTSSTTSADSAGSPAKKARRRMRGAVVATSGQGEFVCKTCGRAFASFQALGGHRTSHLRGRHELELGVGVTRAIRERRRRENKLHECSICGMGFETGQALGGHMRRHREEMALRGRGDDEQWVCRGVELQPGQVVTGHQTTSNQPPVLLKLFV